From the genome of Eublepharis macularius isolate TG4126 chromosome 12, MPM_Emac_v1.0, whole genome shotgun sequence, one region includes:
- the LOC129338617 gene encoding acyl-coenzyme A synthetase ACSM4, mitochondrial-like, protein MKTLLRSQILTSSWRFKSPPGLLHRPCWLLNTPISAQYRVLRHRDQQLPEYFNYASDVLDKWSQMEKDGKRPSNPALWWINGRGGEVRWSFEELGALSRKAANVLLDHCGLQKGDRVIIVLPRIPEWWLVTAACLRTGIILIPGTSQLTAKDIQYRLQASKAKCIITTDALAPAVDSAAADCHFLKTKLMASEGKREGWLNFNGLLKEAPSDHTCVKTKLQDPMMAFFTSGTTGSPKMAEHSQGSLGFRPIVNDRYWLDLTPMDIMWCTADTGWVVAAIGSFFDPWALGSCVFVHRLPQVESTTILNTLSRFPITTILGAPTLFRMLVQNDLTSYKFMSLKYCISGGEPLNPEVMEQWKSKTGLDIYEMYGQTETGMICSNLRGMKIKPGSMGKACAPYDVQIIDENTNVLPSEKEGEIAIKVKPERPLGLFLHYADNPEKTAATERGSFYITGDRGKKDKDGYIWFVGRNDDIINSSGYRIGPFEVESALLEHPAVAEAAVVSSPDQLRGEVVKAFVVLSLNYMSQDKEKLTHELQEHVKKLTAPYKYPRKMEFVQELPKTITGKIQRNELRKKEWGNA, encoded by the exons ATGAAGACTTTACTGAGATCACAGATCCTCACATCCTCCTGGAGATTTAAATCGCCTCCTGGGTTGCTTCACAGACCCTGCTGGCTGCTTAACACTCCAATTTCTGCACAGTACAGAGTCCTAAGACACAGGGACCAGCAATTGCCAGAGTACTTTAACTATGCAAGTGACGTGTTGGATAAATGGTCTCAAATGGAAAAG GATGGAAAGAGACCTTCCAATCCAGCGTTATGGTGGATAAACGGCAGAGGAGGTGAAGTGAGATGGAGTTTTGAGGAGCTGGGAGCCCTGTCCCGAAAAGCAGCCAACGTTCTCTTGGACCACTGCGGGCTGCAGAAAGGAGACAGAGTCATCATTGTTCTCCCCCGGATCCCAGAATGGTGGTTGGTGACAGCAGCTTGCCTGAGGACAG GAATCATTCTCATCCCTGGGACATCCCAATTAACAGCCAAAGACATTCAGTACAGACTCCAGGCATCTAAGGCTAAATGCATCATCACTACAGATGCTCTTGCTCCAGCAGTGGACTCTGCTGCAGCTGACTGTCACTTCCTGAAAACCAAATTGATGGCATCTGAAGGCAAGAGAGAAGGATGGTTAAACTTCAATGGCCTCTTAAA AGAGGCACCTTCTGACCACACCTGTGTGAAAACAAAACTTCAAGACCCAATGATGGCTTTCTTTACCAGTGGAACTACAGGTTCACCTAAGATGGCTGAGCATTCGCAGGGGAGTCTAGGTTTCAGACCCATCGTGAATGACAG GTACTGGCTGGATTTAACGCCTATGGATATTATGTGGTGCACTGCAGATACAGGCTGGGTGGTAGCTGCGATAGGATCTTTTTTTGACCCCTGGGCTCTTGGGTCTTGTGTATTTGTACACCGCCTGCCGCAAGTGGAATCAACCACCatcctgaat ACTCTCTCCCGGTTTCCCATTACCACCATCTTGGGAGCTCCAACCTTGTTCCGCATGTTGGTGCAAAATGATCTTACCAG TTACAAGTTCATGAGTCTGAAGTACTGCATAAGTGGAGGGGAGCCGCTGAACCCTGAAGTCATGGAGCAGTGGAAAAGCAAGACAGGGCTGGACATCTATGAAATGTATGGACAGACAGAAACG GGTATGATTTGTTCAAATCTCAGAGGGATGAAAATCAAGCCTGGTTCCATGGGAAAGGCGTGTGCACCGTATGATGTCCAG ATCATAGATGAAAACACAAATGTTCTGCCttcagaaaaggaaggagagattGCCATCAAAGTGAAGCCTGAAAGGCCTCTTGGTCTTTTCTTGCACTACGCT GATAACCCAGAGAAAACAGCTGCAACGGAACGTGGCTCTTTTTACATTACAGGGGACAGAGGAAAGAAAGATAAGGATGGGTATATTTGGTTTGTTGGAAGAAATGACGATATCATCAATTCTTCAGG gTATCGCATTGGACCATTTGAAGTGGAAAGTGCTCTTTTAGAGCACCCAGCTGTTGCAGAAGCCGCTGTTGTTAGCAGCCCAGACCAGCTCAGAGGAGAG GTAGTGAAGGCTTTTGTTGTTTTGTCCCTGAACTACATGTCCCAAGATAAGGAAAAATTAACTCACGAGCTTCAAGAACATGTCAAGAAGCTTACTGCTCCCTACAAATATCCAAGGAAG ATGGAATTTGTCCAGGAATTGCCAAAGACAATCACAGGGAAAATCCAAAGGAATGAGTTAAGGAAGAAAGAATGGGGAAATGCTTAA